The genomic segment ACTCAATATTTGTCAGGGTGAAATAAAGTCCCATTTTTGAACAATGCTTGCTGTGGTCCATATAAACACAGCCTGGCTAGCCTCCCctcatgcatgcatagatatcTTTGTATGTGAGACAGAACATGTTTGTTCTGTTCTCTCAGAATCACACGTGTTTTGTAAGTGCAGTGCTGTGACCCAGACATCAtcgaacagaaaaaaaacacatgacaaaGAACAGCGCTGGTGTTTCTGTGTCATGTCCTGTTACACCTTATTCATCTGGCCTGACAGAGAATTGATCACAAGATACTTTTTGAGCCTCGttccattttattatttcaattgCTCCATGtagtttttcattctttttccagCGTGTGATGAATGAAGTGATCTTTCTGTTGTGACCTTCATATCCTGCCAGGTTCATGCTGAGAAAACAAAGATGTGCTCTCCTGAGTTCAATCCCAAACCAGTTAGTACTGGTTCAAACCACAGGTTCACTACCATGGAGTGACAAAATGGTAGGAAGACgtagagaaaagaggaagacatGATAATGAAACTGGaatgaaaagagacagagagggggaacagtgatgaagctgaagaagaaatGAGAGAATGAAAATATGAAGTGTTACATCCATTTAATATACTGAGTCTTAATGTTAGAAGCATTCTGTTGTCTGTTAAACATTTTCACTTCTTGTTCAATCTCTGTTATGcatcaaaacaaacatcttaATACTCATCAATAACCTGCCAATTCAAAAATGTAACATTGATttttacactctttttttttaaactttatcaACTGTTTACCACAGTTTTTAAAGAAGGAAGACCTGCAGTGTTTTGCCGTTTTGTTGCTTTATACTCACATGGTCTACATACTTCCAATTATGCCAGGGGAAGGATTTTGTAAGAAGGAGACAAGTTATGCAGCTTTTGTTCCATGCATGTCAAGCTCATTGAGCGACAGTGAGAGAAAGACTGCAGTTTACTTAACCCTTTACACTCATCTGTTATGTCTCAAGGGGCCTGGCTTTTCCCCaccatgaaaaatgaaaaaggaacaTCATGATTTCCATTTtgacgaagatgatgatgatgatgatgatgatgatgatgatgtcatcactactGTTGAATACCTTCTGGGGAAACAAGATGCCAACCTCTACACACAGAAGGAATCTGTTTGCTCCATGGCCGTTGGACTAAATGTGGAGTAAAATGTAAACATGCATGCCTCTTTCCCTCTATTTGTAGTTTGACATCAACCAGCTGACGACCTCAGTGAATGTAAGCCAAAGCCTCAGTCCACAACACAAGCCGCCCGATTCTCCTACCAGCATTGGCAGTGGCAGCGGCGGCAGCAGTGGCGGTTGTGTGCCTGGTGTTTGCGTGGAGCAGTCGCCGGTTGACCGTGGCAAAGGCTTCTTCCCCGATGAATCTGAGCCCTTGCTTCGCTGTGACTCCACCTCCAGCAAAGACTCCGCCCTCAGCAGGAACGGATCCTTTATTACCAAAGGTGAGTaagtcacatcatcatcattcaacAAAAAGTTACCATTTTATGCAAAAACAAATTCTGGTAATTGATCCCATGATCAAGGTGGAAAGACAAACTCCTGTTCATGTCATTGACCCAGCCAAAGTAATTCCCAACAAGTGTTCAATTTCATTAACCTCACAGCCGACAATCAGCTGTGATTGACctgataataataaatgactCTTTTCAAGTGCCTATAAACATGTCAAATACAGACTGGAACATTCTTCAGCCTCCTAAACTGTTCAAAGGGTAACAAGTTATCCAAGGATGGATGGCTTAAGGAACAATACACAATGTGACACCACGTTAGAATTTCACAATAGGGACTTACATTtttaggtttatttttttaattttttttgtcagcccATGTACAGTATCTCTTTTGAATGCTATAGGTGTCAGTCAGCCAAGCATATCGGATTTGATGGACTGAACAATGATTTATACGGTCTGTTAAACTAAAAGGTTTtctttaaaattacaaaatacaaGTTTTATAATCCCCAGAGTACTGCTAAAACAAATCTCCACATGACACACCCAACTACTTATCTGACTGACAAAGTGTCAGTCAGATAAGTGTCTGATGTCTAAGATAAAGCCTCTATTATGATGAGATCTTCAGTTACTGGGTATCTGCAGTTTTATATTTTCCCACCACAACAGCTCCAGGCATGATGTGACAGCAGTTTACATTTCAAACATGGATTTTTGAGTGCTGACTTCCCCCTTTTGGTGACTTTAGATATTGTTCATACATAAATTGTTGCATAAACCAATCACTTGGTACCAGCATATCAGCACACAGTGGGTTTATTTGGCATCAATGAATAAAACTATTATTACCGAAAGTTGAACGGAGATGTCTTTCCCCTGTGATCTTTGATTTGGATCAACTTTGCTCcatctctctttaacacacatATTGATTAATGCAGCTTTAGAATAGTTATTGATTGATTCGTTCCTGTTTCCCCTCCAGAGAAGAAAGACACCGTCCTCAGGCAGGTGCGTCTCGACCCGTGTGACCTGCAGCCCATCTTTGATGACATGCTGCACATCCTTAGTCCGGAAGAGCTGCACATCATCGAAGAGATCCCCATCGCTGAGGACAAGTTGGACCGTTTGTTTGAGATTGCAGGAGTGAAAAGTCAGGAGGCCAGCCAGACACTGCTGGACTCAGTCTACTGCCACCTCCCTGACCTGTTGTAGTGGAGGAGCGAGGAGAAGATCACGTGGCTCCAGAATAAAAAGGAATGTCTCACTCGGAGTAAAGATGATTGATCACATCTATGTGTTGTAGATttggacatttaaaaatatttcctggTATTACTCCTTACCATCCAGTACTCTTCTGTTTTCCTGGATTCACACATTAATACTCCATCAGAACATCCTGAACCTCTGCCATGACACTAGGTTAGCCAGTGTAACTGAGGCTTTCTAAGTGTTGCAAGCGGAGCTGCTTTTCCACTCATATTCAGTGTTAAACCATTTTTTAAGGAGGTCTTCTCAAAGCAGCCAGTTGAAACAATCAGGCTTGAGTGCCTCCAAACACACCATAAAAAGCTAGTCTGAGGAAAAACTAGCACTTTCTGGTGAATGCCTTCACCTTTAAAGGACGTTTTTCTCTGCTGGTTGTGCCATCTAGTCTTCCCTTGCCTTTAACGTCACATCAGAGTTAAACATAATTTAACATGCTGACTGTTAAATGGCAATAAGTAAAAGTGAACACAGATAATAGCTAATACACTTTAACTCAAAGTGACACTGGTATTATTCTAAGGGATTTAATAGACTATGCTCTTGTTATTAAACCTCAAAAACATTCTCCCCAGTCTTGATCCCCTTATTTTCCATCAACCTGTACCCGTCAGGTACCGGGgtgggggggagtggggggcaACATTTCATCTTTCAGACCAGTAGGGGGATTGTCAGATTGTCAAAGTTGTCCTGCTGCTCTGGAACAAAAGCCATTTgcaaaaatactgaaataaaattctATACCTATCACAACACTACAGCGGTAATGCAACTTTTTCTAATATTAtatatggttttgtttttgatggACAAAGACTCCAAAACTAATAATAAAGCACAACATGAAAAGTGTACCCCCTATTGCCTGACTATAGGGTacttcaaatacatttttctgccAGTAATTACATTCTTACATTTGATCTCTGCTAAATAGCTCTGTTAGCATCAACTAATGCAGCATTAATTAAGTGTTCATAATGCATTCGTGTCTGTATCGGCATGTCGGCATGTCACATCTGTATCAGAGCTATGCTGATTATTTCATGCAGCGGTTATTGCTACATGCTCCTCATCGATATTCACATGTATTGACAATGCACTCAAACTACTTTTCTGGTAGACaattgtgtgtgaatgtgtgtccttaaaaaaaattttctcctGTAAAACTGTCAGATAATTATCTTtctgatttttgattttgtgtttgttctcttccgttagtttgatttattttgtaacaTCACTTAGTTTTCActttcatcttttgttttttgggcaTTGATGCGTATTTCCCTCCTGCCTGGCATGACATGATGACCTGGCTGGGATGTAAGATATTCATACTCTACTTGAACTTGTGTACTTGATTCAGCTAAGCAAGAAATATTCTAATCTTTCAGATCCTATCAACTTCAAAGTTCCTAGGGTAATATAGAAGTCAAATATAACTGAAAAACACCAAATAATGCATCGATGATGGACTGCAGCGGTGCTAGAGGTTCACTGTCACACGTTGGCCTGACACAGTGGATCTTAACCTCGGATCCATGACTATTTAAAGTATTCCAGACTGAGAGAAGATGTTGTGCCACCATGTTGCCGTGGACTATGGGATGTTGACAGTGAAAATGACTATAAAGAAGTGTGAGCCTGCTCTCCGCCTCACTGCAGAGACACGAATAGCACCTTTTGATAAACCTGAAAGGATGACAGTTGGATTAGAATGACTTGTAAGACTTGAGTGGGTGATTCCATCAATTTTCACATGTAACCTGTGTGTTTACTACCATGTAACCTCTTAAAAACAACCAATTAAAGCTGAAAAGATTTGTCATACTGTGTGGTTTAATTCAAAGACATATTGTTTACATGATGCATCATGGATTTTCATTCTCAATAGTCTCTTCCTTTGAAAATCAGTGCAAGTAAATCTCATGAATACGTATGTAAAGAAACCTTTTCAAATCGCATACAAACCCATGCTCATTGTTTCACGCAAAcaatgtaaatacacacacacacacacacgaacatgtGAAGAGAATAATATCCTGCTTATTGTGCCACAGCATAATGCTTaacaatcattttcattttctgcttttcttggTAGTCACTGTTTTTGACAGGCTAATAAAACTCTGCAGGTCATTAGGAGAAACGATGGCATGAAGCTCCATAAATGTTTAGTGGACAAACATCCGTTACCTGACTTTCTGTCAACATGGTGGTCAATGCACAATGTCAGTTTCATTTTTTGATGAACtatttctttaatatttagaacagaagcttcagagtCCAGCAAATAAGGCATGTAAAAACTTCAGAAATATTAAATAGTCATAAGAATGTttacatcatcttcatcatccattgggaggtcaggggtcatcattcttaatttcccttcggattaaatttttttaaaaatcacaataaaagcTTCTTCAATCAATTTTCTTTGCATTCCCAGTGTTGACTTCCAGTGCTGAAATGAAGTCCATGATGAGTTTTGCAGCTTTTCTGGGTCTCTCCAGTGAGATCGAATGACCGCAGTTGTCCAGCAGCACCACCTGGGCATTTGGCAGGGCCTTCTGAAGCACTGCTGCACCCGACACATCTATTACCTGAGAAGATATAGGGCTTTATTAGCACCTTTTGAGCTGTGAAAAATGTTATATCAATGTCATTACCGTTTAGTTAGCATGGCTGACATGCCAGGGCTTAGCTGAAcacatattttgtttattaatttggtgtggaataaaatatttttaaaaaattgtaacaaaacattttaacttcTGTTCAGTTCGAATTAGCACCCTTAgtacatttaatatatttagtaCATTTAATCATTATAATTGAATACCTATTATAAATACTTCTAACACATTTGTGTTTAAGTTAATGTTAAAACTAATCTGACTTTTTCCACAGAGTCTCTATACTTCACAATACCACCGGTTACACTGGTTGACACCCAATGACAACGTTGTCATCAACAGCGGGATCAATGTGAGCATTAGTATTACAAACAATGGAATTTTGATTATTTAAGGTTAAATAAATCACAGTGCCCCACAAGCTTTCCCAACTAACACACCAGGAACTTATCTACTAGATCCAATTCCTACCAGGCTACCTGAGATGTTTTACCCTTTGTTAGTCTTTGTTAGATGTGATATATACCTGGTCTTCTTTTCCCCAGATGATTTGTACAGGTGCTGTAATCAGGTGCATGCTGTCTTGCAGGGAATGACGAGACGTTTCGCCTAAGATTTCCATaaatactgaacacacacaaaaatgacacaaaataaatcaaatagtTCATATCCAGCAGAgaaacatatatacagtatatatacatatatatatatatatatatatatatatatatatatatatatatatatatatatatatatatatatatatatatatatatacagtgcacccttgttcCTTgtgggtaatgcgttccaggaaccatacgtgatttatcttattatttaggttaatttaaaagtttattttcatatactgatctgatccccgaaggaaaaggtttatgaccctccccatactgatatcaaaccaccttctatccgcatttccttttcccacaattatcgactgtttaaagcacttttgtgtctcacatacgtccgagactcacggaacgcagcgcacttccggatgctgtcagccaatagaatgcgcgtatgatATCTTATGATTGCCTACCAAAAATTTGCGATGAGTTGAAATTgcaagcgttgatgcgcaaatgcgcactgtatatatataaatatacacacacacacacacacacacacacacacacacacacacacacacacacacgcagtagAATGACCTTCTTTGTAGAAATCATTGTTAGGTATCCTGTTGTCAAGGAGACCCCGAAGGACCTGCGCAAAGACAAGCATCCATAagtacacaaaaaacaaacaaaaaaagccatcaAATGACCCCACTTCAAAATTTATGGGATTTCTTGGTGGCATTTTTTAAAGGTGTCTTCTTTCATGTTGATTTTTTAGTACCACTTCCCTTTACCTGCCCGGGGAGTTTGGGGGGGTTGTGGCAGCAGAGCTTCAACATGTTCTCCACTTCCTGGATGTCAGTAGGGATCAAAGGGTTTGGCCTCTCCCGATTGTGTTCCAGCTCTCTAATTTGCCTGATAAAATTAGTTTCTGTAGGATAGATGAGACCTGGTAgacagaggaggacagaggtgtGTAAATGTTCTTCATGGAAATGGTCAAACCTGATGTATATCTGATTGACTGCTGAATTTACCTGCTGGACAAATCAAAGAGATGCTGGACACATAGTTGGGGTAGCGGGCAGCATACACCCCTGCTACATTCCCACCCATTGATCCCCCAGCCA from the Antennarius striatus isolate MH-2024 chromosome 19, ASM4005453v1, whole genome shotgun sequence genome contains:
- the LOC137613536 gene encoding monoacylglycerol lipase abhd6-B-like yields the protein MELIILSGGILAVPVVAFITSFLFWPGSLLKVYNWYLRHRLGLVVRYSHSGSYRFCYCSRGTPGGATPSVLLLHGFSANKDMWLPVLKYLPRSQHVVCVDMPGHDGTSRTGPQDYSIEGQVHRIHQFVQSIGLDKKPFHLAGGSMGGNVAGVYAARYPNYVSSISLICPAGLIYPTETNFIRQIRELEHNRERPNPLIPTDIQEVENMLKLCCHNPPKLPGQVLRGLLDNRIPNNDFYKEVFMEILGETSRHSLQDSMHLITAPVQIIWGKEDQVIDVSGAAVLQKALPNAQVVLLDNCGHSISLERPRKAAKLIMDFISALEVNTGNAKKID